In the Candidatus Methylomirabilota bacterium genome, one interval contains:
- a CDS encoding DUF3597 domain-containing protein — translation MSFFTKILNTLGIGSASAAPASASARPAVAPAPTPVTMVDVVAQLERRAAANPQKLNWRTSIVDLLKLLDIDSSFAARKELAAELACPPELMNDSAKMNTWLHKTVLARIAANGGNIPQELLG, via the coding sequence ATGAGTTTCTTCACGAAGATCCTGAACACACTCGGCATCGGCAGCGCGAGCGCCGCGCCCGCGTCCGCATCCGCCAGGCCGGCCGTGGCGCCGGCGCCCACCCCGGTCACGATGGTCGATGTCGTCGCGCAACTCGAACGGCGCGCCGCGGCGAATCCGCAGAAGCTCAACTGGCGGACCTCCATCGTCGACCTGCTGAAGCTCCTCGATATCGACAGCAGCTTCGCGGCGCGCAAGGAACTCGCCGCCGAGCTGGCCTGCCCTCCTGAACTGATGAACGATTCGGCGAAGATGAACACCTGGCTCCACAAGACCGTGCTGGCGCGCATCGCCGCCAACGGCGGCAACATTCCCCAGGAACTCCTCGGCTGA
- a CDS encoding CHRD domain-containing protein, protein MRKLDLPLAFLVVVETVSTAVGDDTSHQVRAELSGYNEVHFAGGPPAALRGGISTAARGSFKATIDETNQAIHYERSYQGLEGAVTQAHIHFGQSSTVGGIVVWLCETAGTPAPSPTSMPVSHPVDLGGLTPECPQEAPPDNPVTGTIGPDQVLAQTAQGIALFEFAELVRAIRAGATYANVHSALHPPGEIRGQIHGGLTGKILDSLGQKLGD, encoded by the coding sequence ATGCGTAAACTCGATCTTCCTCTTGCGTTCCTCGTGGTTGTCGAGACGGTTTCGACGGCGGTGGGCGACGACACGAGCCACCAGGTGCGCGCGGAGCTGTCTGGCTACAACGAAGTCCATTTCGCCGGGGGGCCACCGGCAGCGCTCCGCGGCGGGATCTCGACCGCGGCCCGGGGGAGCTTCAAGGCGACAATCGACGAGACCAATCAGGCGATCCATTACGAGCGCAGCTACCAGGGCCTCGAGGGAGCCGTCACGCAGGCTCACATCCATTTCGGACAGTCCAGCACTGTCGGCGGCATCGTCGTGTGGCTCTGCGAGACGGCTGGCACCCCGGCGCCTTCGCCGACTTCGATGCCGGTTTCGCATCCTGTGGACCTGGGGGGCTTGACCCCCGAGTGCCCCCAGGAGGCCCCTCCTGACAACCCCGTCACCGGGACAATCGGGCCCGACCAGGTGCTGGCCCAGACTGCGCAGGGCATCGCCCTCTTCGAGTTCGCTGAGCTCGTCCGGGCCATCCGCGCCGGGGCGACCTATGCGAACGTGCATTCGGCGCTGCACCCTCCCGGGGAGATCCGAGGCCAGATCCACGGCGGCTTGACCGGCAAGATCCTCGACTCCCTCGGCCAAAAGCTCGGCGATTAA
- a CDS encoding DNA-formamidopyrimidine glycosylase family protein, whose amino-acid sequence MPELPEVEAARRALERLARGRRIVGARTVDDRIVYEGVTPARLRRALVGRRVRAARRRGKHLWLELDRRPWPCFHFGMTGGFHSPSAPGVRLVSYGRRHPGEVWPPRFTKLVLRFEGGREAAFADARRLGRIRLRHDPRREPPISLLGFDALLELPSFRAFADLLRERAAPIKAVLLDQSFAAGVGNWIADEVLYQAGIAPQRRANTLTDAELRRLRSRLRSVIATSVRALNDSSRYPRPWLFHTRWDGPGAVTARGETIRYLTIGGRTTAWVPARQR is encoded by the coding sequence ATGCCGGAGCTGCCTGAGGTCGAGGCCGCCCGCCGCGCGCTCGAGCGCCTGGCCCGGGGCCGGAGGATCGTCGGTGCCCGCACGGTCGACGATCGCATCGTGTACGAGGGCGTCACGCCGGCCCGCCTGCGCCGGGCTCTGGTCGGCCGCCGGGTCCGCGCGGCGCGCCGCCGGGGCAAGCACCTGTGGCTGGAGCTCGACCGGCGCCCGTGGCCGTGCTTTCACTTCGGCATGACGGGCGGGTTCCACTCGCCCAGCGCGCCCGGCGTCCGGCTCGTCTCCTACGGCCGCCGGCATCCCGGCGAGGTGTGGCCGCCGCGCTTCACCAAGCTCGTGCTGCGCTTCGAGGGCGGGCGCGAGGCCGCGTTCGCCGACGCCCGGCGCCTGGGACGCATCCGCCTGCGCCACGATCCCCGGCGCGAGCCGCCCATCAGCCTCCTCGGCTTCGACGCGCTGCTGGAGCTGCCCTCGTTCCGCGCCTTCGCCGATCTGCTGCGCGAGCGCGCCGCGCCGATCAAGGCGGTGCTGCTGGATCAGTCGTTCGCCGCCGGTGTGGGCAACTGGATCGCCGACGAGGTGCTGTATCAGGCGGGGATCGCGCCGCAACGGCGCGCCAACACGCTGACCGACGCCGAGCTGCGCCGGCTGCGGAGCCGGCTCCGCTCGGTCATCGCCACCTCGGTGCGCGCGCTGAACGACAGCAGTCGCTATCCCCGCCCGTGGCTGTTCCACACACGCTGGGACGGTCCGGGCGCGGTCACGGCCCGGGGCGAGACGATCCGCTATCTGACGATCGGCGGCCGGACGACAGCCTGGGTCCCCGCTCGCCAGCGCTGA
- a CDS encoding DNA-3-methyladenine glycosylase I: MGTTSPPSRLKGPGATTRCAWAVGELEQRYHDEEWGVPLRDDRRLFELLVLEGAQAGLSWSTILRKREAYRRAFARFEPTAVARFTARDVRRLLADEGIVRNRLKIESTITNARAFLAVRREQGRFADYLWGFVGGQPIQNRWRALRQVPAETDASRALSRDLIRQGFRFVGPTICYAFMQAAGLVNDHLTGCFRWAELAGAGRPSRAGRDGRR; the protein is encoded by the coding sequence ATGGGCACGACATCGCCCCCGTCTCGCCTGAAGGGCCCCGGGGCGACGACCCGCTGCGCCTGGGCAGTGGGCGAGCTCGAGCAGCGCTACCACGACGAGGAGTGGGGCGTGCCGCTGCGCGACGACCGCCGCCTCTTCGAGCTGCTCGTGCTGGAGGGGGCGCAGGCGGGACTGTCGTGGTCCACCATCCTGCGCAAGCGCGAGGCCTACCGGCGCGCCTTCGCCAGGTTCGAGCCGACGGCCGTGGCCCGGTTCACGGCGCGCGATGTCCGCCGGCTCCTCGCCGACGAGGGGATCGTCCGCAACCGCCTCAAGATTGAGTCGACCATCACCAACGCCCGCGCGTTCCTTGCGGTGCGGCGCGAGCAAGGGCGCTTCGCCGACTATCTGTGGGGGTTCGTCGGCGGGCAGCCCATTCAGAATCGCTGGCGCGCGCTCCGACAGGTGCCGGCGGAGACGGACGCCTCGCGCGCCCTCAGCCGCGACCTCATCCGCCAGGGCTTCCGCTTCGTGGGTCCGACGATCTGCTACGCCTTCATGCAGGCGGCCGGACTCGTGAACGATCACCTCACCGGGTGCTTCCGCTGGGCCGAGCTCGCCGGCGCCGGCCGGCCCTCGCGCGCTGGCCGCGACGGCCGACGCTAG
- a CDS encoding amidase, producing MTDLAWTPATELQQMIRAKTLSPVELTRAVLERIERLNRTLNAFCTVTAEIAMDEARQAERALMAGERLGPLHGIPYSIKDLTVTRGVRTMGGSRVYEHRVPDTDAPIVRRLRAAGGIMIGKTTTPEFGWKAIGDSPLTGITRNPWNPGMTTGGSSAGAGAAAAAGLGVLHQGSDGAGSIRVPAAFCGVYGLKPSYGRVPTWPLANNDYVSHPGPMTRTVADAALMLSVIAGPDEWDRTSLEAVPADYVGELRRGIRGLRVAFSPDLGGLRVDPEVARVASEAVCVFQDLGCAVEEVSPEFDDTTELIRCLWSAHEAGMYGSLVAQWRERMDPGLVACIEHGRRYGLLEYLELRGRKLAYWDSVRSLFERYDLLLTPSVSVPAFEVGLLNPAGFPQHEWDWFPWASFSYPFNFTGQPAASVPAGFTSAGLPVGLQIVGRRFADLTVLQASAAFEEARPWARHRPRLA from the coding sequence ATGACCGATCTCGCGTGGACGCCGGCCACCGAGCTACAGCAGATGATCCGCGCCAAGACGCTGTCGCCCGTGGAGCTGACCCGGGCCGTGCTGGAGCGGATCGAGCGCCTCAACCGGACGCTCAACGCTTTCTGCACGGTGACGGCCGAGATCGCGATGGACGAGGCCCGGCAGGCCGAGCGGGCGCTGATGGCCGGCGAGCGGCTCGGTCCCCTGCACGGCATCCCGTACTCGATCAAGGACCTGACCGTGACGCGCGGCGTGCGCACGATGGGCGGCTCCCGCGTGTATGAGCACCGCGTCCCGGACACCGACGCGCCGATCGTGCGGCGCCTGCGCGCGGCGGGCGGCATCATGATCGGCAAGACGACCACGCCGGAGTTCGGCTGGAAGGCCATCGGCGACAGCCCGCTGACCGGGATCACCCGAAATCCCTGGAACCCCGGCATGACGACGGGGGGCTCCAGCGCCGGCGCCGGCGCGGCCGCCGCCGCCGGGCTGGGCGTGCTGCACCAGGGCTCCGACGGCGCCGGCTCCATCCGCGTCCCCGCGGCGTTCTGCGGCGTCTACGGCCTCAAGCCCTCGTACGGGCGCGTGCCCACCTGGCCGCTGGCCAACAACGACTACGTGAGCCACCCCGGGCCGATGACGCGCACCGTTGCTGACGCGGCTCTGATGCTGAGCGTGATCGCCGGCCCCGACGAGTGGGACCGCACGTCGCTGGAGGCGGTGCCCGCGGATTACGTGGGTGAGCTCCGCCGCGGGATCCGCGGGCTGCGCGTGGCATTCAGCCCGGACCTGGGCGGGCTGCGCGTCGACCCCGAGGTCGCACGGGTCGCGAGCGAGGCGGTCTGCGTCTTTCAGGATCTGGGGTGCGCCGTCGAGGAAGTCAGCCCAGAATTCGACGACACGACCGAGCTCATCCGCTGCCTGTGGAGCGCTCACGAGGCCGGCATGTACGGAAGCCTCGTCGCCCAGTGGCGGGAGCGGATGGATCCGGGGCTCGTGGCATGCATCGAGCATGGGCGTCGCTACGGCCTGCTCGAGTATCTGGAGCTCCGCGGCCGCAAGCTCGCCTACTGGGACAGCGTGCGATCGCTGTTCGAGCGCTACGACCTGCTGCTGACGCCCTCGGTGTCGGTCCCGGCCTTCGAGGTCGGCCTTCTGAATCCGGCCGGCTTTCCCCAGCACGAGTGGGACTGGTTTCCGTGGGCGTCCTTCAGCTATCCGTTCAACTTCACGGGCCAGCCGGCGGCCTCGGTTCCGGCCGGATTCACGAGCGCGGGCCTTCCCGTCGGCCTGCAGATCGTGGGCCGCCGCTTCGCCGACCTCACCGTGCTGCAGGCGTCCGCCGCGTTCGAGGAGGCGCGGCCATGGGCACGACATCGCCCCCGTCTCGCCTGA